The DNA window CTGCTAACACATACAAAAGAAGACGATATTAACACAACCCTCACCTAATTTCCAACTTAACGATTAGTAACTCAATTCACAATAATAATACCCTACCTCAGATCTGGTCCATACCAGGTTCTGCTTTTGATGCATTTGAAGTTCTGCTTCAGATATATACATATGGTGTTTTTCCTCAGAAAcgatattttcatttattgttAAACCAGAAACATCAGAAAATGTGCCATTTTCATGTCGCATTATTTCCGGATATACTTTACTGCTATCTGAATTTCCATTTTCACCATAAATATCAACATTATCTCCCCGTTCCTTCCGGTTTTGCTTTTGACAAATATTCCATTTTTGCATTGCCTCAACCATCAATCTTGCATCATAATCAATACCAGATTCACAAGTGAGACTTGCTCCAGGCAAAGCCATCACACCATCCAGAGCAGGAGAACAATGCAGAACATATTGTATCACACTGCCAGATGGAGAGAAAACAAGCAGGTGATAGTTTTTCATCAAGGAACTCTGATCCCCATGCATACCAGCACCTTTGCAGTTGTGGAAAACAGATGCAACTGCCCCAGATAGTGAGCTAGACCGCCCAGTTGCAACTGCAGCAGCACCGTTTACTGTATTTCTCCAACCATTACTTCCGTTTCTTATTCGGCTGACAGCATTAAGGTTAACTGGAGGACCAGATGCACAGACGCTCTGCTGAGTCAGCACCAGCAATCCTGAATTCGGAGATCCATGAACTGCAGGCTTTGTCATCAAGCTGGATCCCCTGTTTCTTGCACTGGAATGAGAATCAGAAGACTGAAAATTAACTAAACCCCCAGATACAGATATAGCAAAAAGATGACTCGTCCCTCTTAAGGAACTGATCATAATCCACTGGCTGTCACTACTAAAACTTATGTCCTGTATAACCTGCAAAAGTAATAGAAGGTATTAGATTTTATCCCCTAAAGAAGTTCACAACATTCAAGAGGGATTCATCTTACAGCATTGGTCAGACCACGTTGCAGCCTGTAAAGATGGACATGGGAAGCAGCTCCAGATGAGTCGGGCATTATACGAAAGACATTAATATTGTGACCCTGAACTGAGGCAGTCACTAAGAGAACACCACTTGGATCAAAGCACAATGACAAAATGGGGCTTTTATGTGCCTTGAACTGTGCAATTACATCTTTGCTTACAATATCTCTGACGACAACCTGTATAATTAGAAAAGCTAAAACTGTAAAAAGTGCAAGCATTGCACATCAGTGCAGAAAGATACACCTAAACCAGCTCCCCAGATGCTTAAGTAGGAACTTTGTGCGAGTATATCAATGCCAGAAAATACAAAACAACATGCAACAGTTAAATAAATATGCTTGGTTACAAAATGCACAGTAATAATTTTGTATTATTCACTGTAATTAAAGGTTTTGCTTAAGAGATTCACACGCTATTCAATATAAACTAAATACAGCATACCATCCCAACATTGTGTGCATCAGGTGAATGTCCATTAGCAACGCCATTGACCTTAAGACGACCACTCCCTGATTGAAAATTGTTGGCTTCAGGATACAGATCAGAATAGTACCTTGACAGCTTCTTATACCCCATATCCCCCAATGTAGCAATACCAGCAGCAAGTTGTTTGCTTGACTCTCGGGCAAGATGTCCGACAAGACTTCCATTCAAAGAGTGAGAAGGTACATTTGGTGAGGGACTGACATGTTGAGGACTCACACGTCGAGCAGTAGAAATTGCAACTTGACTCCCACTGTAAGCCATCCACCGGGGTCCCACAGCAAGGGGTCCAACACCTATATTTCCAGTTCCACTTGGCACTGGATTTGTAAGGATTGTATATTCTCTCTCGAGTGAAGAAGCATTAAGACAATGTATCTGTAACAAAATCATATCAGATTCAAAACAAAGACCAAGAATAATATGACTTGCAGATTAACATACAAAACCAATCAAGTGTTGGCCGAGTAGAACACACCTGATTTGATTGTAACACAGCAACAACTCGAGAACTGCATCGCACTAAGTGGACAACGGACCGAAATCTTAAGAGATGTACGTACGACTGAGATTTGAAGGAATAGAACCAGACTACTGTTGGCATACAAGTACCATTAACTGAACCATTGCTGTGTTGGACCATCCCATTACTAAGGGCTGATCCCTCAGGAACATTAATATCACCGGAAAAGGATCCATCAGCACAGATCACCAGCAAGGGGCGACTGTCAGCAAATTTGTCCGCAGGTTCATTTGATGCCAAAGGTTTTGGTAAAACTTGCATAAATGAAACAGGGCCATCATGCCTTGATACTATATTACGCACATTGTCTGCAGCTTCAACATCCCAGATCTGAAACCCATAACTGAAGCCTAGCAACAGAACTTGACGTGAATTACCTTTTTCAAGCTCTAGTTTGTCAAACCCAGCCCAGGAAATCTAAAATTGGAAATATGAAAAATAGGTTAGTTTTATCCGAAAACAATTTCAACTCCAAGACCACTGACTAACTAATCAAATCAGGACGTGTTTGAAAAGGATGTTGCGAAGAATTAACATATATTAGCCTGGCAATCTTAGCTATCATCCTAAGTAATCATGGTGACAACTCCAAACAAGAAGACTGGGTCATCTCCCAAAAAAAAGCAGTGTTACTACAAGACCGACCAAGGTCGGCAGGAACAACAAACTTGACATTGGCATCCTGTTTTATTTTACTACAAAATTGAAGCCTTGCAAATTTTGCTGAAGTACACTACAGCAAACTAACGAATCTCCATAAATGCTGATTTGAACAACTATGATTTATATAGTAGTGGCTTAAGAGTATAAGATCAATAAGTTACCATGACAATTTCAATTAAACTTATTATAACAATCAGTATTTGATCGCAATAAATTAACCtaattcaaacaaaataaaatgcattaaataAGATTCCATAAAGGAAAAAATGAATATCAAACCCTTGAATAAGAAGTAATTTCCAAAAACAGATTAACGACACAAATTACATAAGGGTTGAGAAACACTTAATGTCCATTCAGACAACGAAAAA is part of the Salvia splendens isolate huo1 chromosome 22, SspV2, whole genome shotgun sequence genome and encodes:
- the LOC121787194 gene encoding autophagy-related protein 18f-like isoform X1, with protein sequence MRNHSQKSGDSGSVVPRGRVNNGILPNSFRAFSSYLKIVSSGASTVASTVRSAASAASAIVERDGDTSHDQISWAGFDKLELEKGNSRQVLLLGFSYGFQIWDVEAADNVRNIVSRHDGPVSFMQVLPKPLASNEPADKFADSRPLLVICADGSFSGDINVPEGSALSNGMVQHSNGSVNGTCMPTVVWFYSFKSQSYVHLLRFRSVVHLVRCSSRVVAVLQSNQIHCLNASSLEREYTILTNPVPSGTGNIGVGPLAVGPRWMAYSGSQVAISTARRVSPQHVSPSPNVPSHSLNGSLVGHLARESSKQLAAGIATLGDMGYKKLSRYYSDLYPEANNFQSGSGRLKVNGVANGHSPDAHNVGMVVVRDIVSKDVIAQFKAHKSPILSLCFDPSGVLLVTASVQGHNINVFRIMPDSSGAASHVHLYRLQRGLTNAVIQDISFSSDSQWIMISSLRGTSHLFAISVSGGLVNFQSSDSHSSARNRGSSLMTKPAVHGSPNSGLLVLTQQSVCASGPPVNLNAVSRIRNGSNGWRNTVNGAAAVATGRSSSLSGAVASVFHNCKGAGMHGDQSSLMKNYHLLVFSPSGSVIQYVLHCSPALDGVMALPGASLTCESGIDYDARLMVEAMQKWNICQKQNRKERGDNVDIYGENGNSDSSKVYPEIMRHENGTFSDVSGLTINENIVSEEKHHMYISEAELQMHQKQNLVWTRSEQIYFQSMQNDDLNEGDHGGEIEIERFPVRMLEARSKDLVPIIDYLQNPKFQRERVSTTGAVTNGHFQPQGSTSSENGKIRGRRLMDSLDGMANCGIVGGNEPDNGLDANGQDGLQTLTETSRGYVNNNDTTTTNTEQEETVYTRAKTAQESQLRSVNNRDGSNMKNQFEEGDEFD
- the LOC121787194 gene encoding autophagy-related protein 18f-like isoform X2, with product MRNHSQKSGDSGSVVPRGRVNNGILPNSFRAFSSYLKIVSSGASTVASTVRSAASAASAIVERDGDTSHDQISWAGFDKLELEKGNSRQVLLLGFSYGFQIWDVEAADNVRNIVSRHDGPVSFMQVLPKPLASNEPADKFADSRPLLVICADGSFSGDINVPEGSALSNGMVQHSNGSVNGTCMPTVVWFYSFKSQSYVHLLRFRSVVHLVRCSSRVVAVLQSNQIHCLNASSLEREYTILTNPVPSGTGNIGVGPLAVGPRWMAYSGSQVAISTARRVSPQHVSPSPNVPSHSLNGSLVGHLARESSKQLAAGIATLGDMGYKKLSRYYSDLYPEANNFQSGSGRLKVNGVANGHSPDAHNVGMVVVRDIVSKDVIAQFKAHKSPILSLCFDPSGVLLVTASVQGHNINVFRIMPDSSGAASHVHLYRLQRGLTNAVIQDISFSSDSQWIMISSLRGTSHLFAISVSGGLVNFQSSDSHSSARNRGSSLMTKPAVHGSPNSGLLVLTQQSVCASGPPVNLNAVSRIRNGSNGWRNTVNGAAAVATGRSSSLSGAVASVFHNCKGAGMHGDQSSLMKNYHLLVFSPSGSVIQYVLHCSPALDGVMALPGASLTCESGIDYDARLMVEAMQKWNICQKQNRKERGDNVDIYGENGNSDSSKVYPEIMRHENGTFSDVSGLTINENIVSEEKHHMYISEAELQMHQKQNLVWTRSEIYFQSMQNDDLNEGDHGGEIEIERFPVRMLEARSKDLVPIIDYLQNPKFQRERVSTTGAVTNGHFQPQGSTSSENGKIRGRRLMDSLDGMANCGIVGGNEPDNGLDANGQDGLQTLTETSRGYVNNNDTTTTNTEQEETVYTRAKTAQESQLRSVNNRDGSNMKNQFEEGDEFD